The following proteins are co-located in the Carassius carassius chromosome 39, fCarCar2.1, whole genome shotgun sequence genome:
- the LOC132121606 gene encoding syntaxin-binding protein 4-like isoform X2, whose protein sequence is MEKYGSSSSTSSGSDTSVSTGKLTDTASSSSSSRSTSPLLLSPKDPNPVYTTACITSPSPQVCTDCMIQLICVAKGTGLGLVIRGGANRAEGPMVCVQEITQGGDCQKDGRLKAGDQLISINKESLIGVTHEEAKSTLTQTKLRPDPTVEIAFIRRRSSSGSSSGPHSPISLQPPCSTAPQFRPAGLGGTTLPGGLVPKIANTPNSGSETLPSVELTKVRPATGKPNPSPVSSPYSACTTVANSDATAACNPSNSCRPSKRLSSTPSFEKIEQALDMLGLKPTESQVLTLRERLHLSPEGTVAYGDFERVAKELFKLPSKSDSELEVARLISDDLTEPPSNPTPSLSDSDDLDEMEILRKEHIEVLRELKKLQDKLTESKSLNHKMQQELTKVKQEAKSAMEESRSLWTQIHLAEAVQKQARGMEIDYEEVIHLLEAEIAEMKSQKTEQPSHEKEHLQDVKKRNSVLECQLRKSETARKGFEVSTGKLLQFVEAVQDFLSENQSGSRGYSSSSNPKLATLSQTLPSRGGKKPPWTASALAVEATELTNTVRGILELDCVPFGWGEAYTAGGVKYYVNHVTQTTSWTHPVMRSLGLSEPGTNDESLNSPESTA, encoded by the exons ATGGAAAAATATGGCTCCAGCAGTAGTACCAGCTCTGGATCAGACACTTCTGTTTCCACAG GAAAGTTGACCGACActgcctcctcctcctcatcttccaGATCAACCAGTCCTCTGCTTCTGAGCCCTAAAGACCCCAACCCAGTATACACCACTGCCTGCATTACCTCCCCATCTCCACAAGTCTGCAC AGACTGCATGATTCAGTTGATATGTGTTGCCAAAGGGACAGGATTAGGCTTGGTCATCAGGGGCGGAGCTAACCGTGCAGAGGGGCCAATGGTGTGTGTTCAGGAAATAACACAAGGAGGCGATTGCCAAAag GATGGGAGACTAAAGGCTGGGGATCAGCTCATATCCATCAATAAGGAATCACTCATTGGAGTGACACATGAAGAAGCCAAAAgcacactcactcaaacaaaaCTCAG ACCAGACCCTACAGTAGAGATAGCATTCATCAGACGAAGGTCTTCATCAGGCTCCAGCAGTGGACCACACAGCCCAATCTCCCTTCAGCCTCCCTGCAGTACAGCCCCCCAATTTAGGCCCGCTGGTCTGGGGGGAACAACTCTGCCCGGAGGTCTCGTTCCTAAGATAGCCAACACCCCCAACTCTGGAAGCGAGACTTTGCCTTCTGTAGAACTTACTAAG GTACGACCAGCAACAGGAAAGCCTAATCCCAGCCCTGTGTCCTCACCTTACAGTGCCTGCACCACAGTGGCCAACTCTG aTGCAACTGCTGCCTGTAATCCCAGCAATTCCTGCAGACCTTCAAAACGTCTATCCTCCACTCCCAGCTTTGAGAAAATAGAGCAG GCACTGGACATGCTGGGATTGAAGCCTACTGAGTCTCAGGTCCTGACACTGAGAGAAAGGCTGCATCTGAGCCCAGAAGGGACAGTGGCTTATGGAG ATTTCGAGAGAGTTGCAAAGGAACTATTTAAACTACCATCCAAATCTGACTCAGAACTGGAAGTAGCAAGATTGATATCAGATGATCTTACTGAGCCTCCATCAAACCCTACG CCATCGTTATCAGACTCTGATGATCTGGATGAGATGGAGATACTAAGAAAAGAGCACATTGAGGTCTTAAGAGAGCTCAAGAAACTGCAG GATAAGCTGACAGAATCCAAGAGCCTTAATCATAAGATGCAGCAGGAACTGACAAAAGTTAAACAG GAAGCAAAATCTGCAATGGAGGAGAGTCGATCCCTGTGGACCCAGATCCATCTGGCAGAGGCAGTACAGAAacaggcccggggaatggagataGACTACGAGGAGGTTATTCATCTCCTGGAGGCTGAGATAGCTGAAATGAAATCTCAGAAAACTGAGCAACCCAGTCATGAAAAG GAGCATCTGCAAGATGTGAAAAAAAGGAATTCTGTACTCGAATGCCAGCTACGAAAGAGTGAAACTGCAAGGAAAGGTTTTGAAGTCTCTACCGGTAAACTTCTACAGTTTGTGGAG GCTGTCCAAGACTTCCTGTCTGAAAACCAAAGCGGTTCAAGAGGCTATAG ttcttCCAGCAATCCAAAGTTAGCCACTCTGTCTCAGACCTTGCCATCTCGAGGTGGGAAGAAACCACCTTGGACAGCATCTGCTCTTGCTGTGGAAGCTACTGAACTAACTAATACTGTCAGAGGCATTCTAGAGCTCGACT gtgTACCTTTTGGCTGGGGTGAGGCGTACACTGCGGGTGGAGTGAAGTACTACGTAAA TCATGTAACTCAGACAACATCATGGACGCACCCTGTAATGAGATCTTTGGGTCTGTCAGAACCAGGAACAAATGACGAAAGCCTAAACTCTCCAGAATCCACAGCCTAG
- the LOC132121606 gene encoding syntaxin-binding protein 4-like isoform X1: MALLPQVEAEHFDGLSLLYWTIMGPHGINRAVERLEFTDCKKGLGVKIIGGYREQSSEEFGIFIKRILPGGVAAQDGRLRAGDLILDVNNMNLGGVTNEKAVEVLRMASATNHMSLLIVRDDASRREFVELMEKYGSSSSTSSGSDTSVSTGKLTDTASSSSSSRSTSPLLLSPKDPNPVYTTACITSPSPQVCTDCMIQLICVAKGTGLGLVIRGGANRAEGPMVCVQEITQGGDCQKDGRLKAGDQLISINKESLIGVTHEEAKSTLTQTKLRPDPTVEIAFIRRRSSSGSSSGPHSPISLQPPCSTAPQFRPAGLGGTTLPGGLVPKIANTPNSGSETLPSVELTKVRPATGKPNPSPVSSPYSACTTVANSDATAACNPSNSCRPSKRLSSTPSFEKIEQALDMLGLKPTESQVLTLRERLHLSPEGTVAYGDFERVAKELFKLPSKSDSELEVARLISDDLTEPPSNPTPSLSDSDDLDEMEILRKEHIEVLRELKKLQDKLTESKSLNHKMQQELTKVKQEAKSAMEESRSLWTQIHLAEAVQKQARGMEIDYEEVIHLLEAEIAEMKSQKTEQPSHEKEHLQDVKKRNSVLECQLRKSETARKGFEVSTGKLLQFVEAVQDFLSENQSGSRGYSSSSNPKLATLSQTLPSRGGKKPPWTASALAVEATELTNTVRGILELDCVPFGWGEAYTAGGVKYYVNHVTQTTSWTHPVMRSLGLSEPGTNDESLNSPESTA; the protein is encoded by the exons ATGGCACTGCTTCCACAAGTGGAGGCAGAACACTTTGACGGGCTATCACTCCTCTACTG gacaatAATGGGGCCCCATGGCATCAACCGTGCTGTGGAGAGACTAGAGTTTACAGACTGTAAAAAAGGGCTTG GTGTGAAGATTATTGGGGGCTACAGGGAACAGAGCAGTGAAGAGTTCGGAATTTTCATTAAACGAATTTTGCCAGGTGGTGTGGCAGCACAGGACG GGCGTCTTAGAGCAGGGGACCTCATTTTAGATGTCAACAACATGAATTTAGGAGGTGTTACAAACGAAAA GGCAGTGGAAGTTCTTCGCATGGCGTCAGCTACAAATCACATGTCTTTACTGATAGTACGCGACGATGCTTCCAG gaGGGAATTTGTTGAGTTAATGGAAAAATATGGCTCCAGCAGTAGTACCAGCTCTGGATCAGACACTTCTGTTTCCACAG GAAAGTTGACCGACActgcctcctcctcctcatcttccaGATCAACCAGTCCTCTGCTTCTGAGCCCTAAAGACCCCAACCCAGTATACACCACTGCCTGCATTACCTCCCCATCTCCACAAGTCTGCAC AGACTGCATGATTCAGTTGATATGTGTTGCCAAAGGGACAGGATTAGGCTTGGTCATCAGGGGCGGAGCTAACCGTGCAGAGGGGCCAATGGTGTGTGTTCAGGAAATAACACAAGGAGGCGATTGCCAAAag GATGGGAGACTAAAGGCTGGGGATCAGCTCATATCCATCAATAAGGAATCACTCATTGGAGTGACACATGAAGAAGCCAAAAgcacactcactcaaacaaaaCTCAG ACCAGACCCTACAGTAGAGATAGCATTCATCAGACGAAGGTCTTCATCAGGCTCCAGCAGTGGACCACACAGCCCAATCTCCCTTCAGCCTCCCTGCAGTACAGCCCCCCAATTTAGGCCCGCTGGTCTGGGGGGAACAACTCTGCCCGGAGGTCTCGTTCCTAAGATAGCCAACACCCCCAACTCTGGAAGCGAGACTTTGCCTTCTGTAGAACTTACTAAG GTACGACCAGCAACAGGAAAGCCTAATCCCAGCCCTGTGTCCTCACCTTACAGTGCCTGCACCACAGTGGCCAACTCTG aTGCAACTGCTGCCTGTAATCCCAGCAATTCCTGCAGACCTTCAAAACGTCTATCCTCCACTCCCAGCTTTGAGAAAATAGAGCAG GCACTGGACATGCTGGGATTGAAGCCTACTGAGTCTCAGGTCCTGACACTGAGAGAAAGGCTGCATCTGAGCCCAGAAGGGACAGTGGCTTATGGAG ATTTCGAGAGAGTTGCAAAGGAACTATTTAAACTACCATCCAAATCTGACTCAGAACTGGAAGTAGCAAGATTGATATCAGATGATCTTACTGAGCCTCCATCAAACCCTACG CCATCGTTATCAGACTCTGATGATCTGGATGAGATGGAGATACTAAGAAAAGAGCACATTGAGGTCTTAAGAGAGCTCAAGAAACTGCAG GATAAGCTGACAGAATCCAAGAGCCTTAATCATAAGATGCAGCAGGAACTGACAAAAGTTAAACAG GAAGCAAAATCTGCAATGGAGGAGAGTCGATCCCTGTGGACCCAGATCCATCTGGCAGAGGCAGTACAGAAacaggcccggggaatggagataGACTACGAGGAGGTTATTCATCTCCTGGAGGCTGAGATAGCTGAAATGAAATCTCAGAAAACTGAGCAACCCAGTCATGAAAAG GAGCATCTGCAAGATGTGAAAAAAAGGAATTCTGTACTCGAATGCCAGCTACGAAAGAGTGAAACTGCAAGGAAAGGTTTTGAAGTCTCTACCGGTAAACTTCTACAGTTTGTGGAG GCTGTCCAAGACTTCCTGTCTGAAAACCAAAGCGGTTCAAGAGGCTATAG ttcttCCAGCAATCCAAAGTTAGCCACTCTGTCTCAGACCTTGCCATCTCGAGGTGGGAAGAAACCACCTTGGACAGCATCTGCTCTTGCTGTGGAAGCTACTGAACTAACTAATACTGTCAGAGGCATTCTAGAGCTCGACT gtgTACCTTTTGGCTGGGGTGAGGCGTACACTGCGGGTGGAGTGAAGTACTACGTAAA TCATGTAACTCAGACAACATCATGGACGCACCCTGTAATGAGATCTTTGGGTCTGTCAGAACCAGGAACAAATGACGAAAGCCTAAACTCTCCAGAATCCACAGCCTAG